Proteins encoded by one window of uncultured Celeribacter sp.:
- a CDS encoding 2-isopropylmalate synthase → MIGAIPLTIPTATLAQDAGQVETRQFEEGGIYEGTFKDGLQDGVGTYSLPNGYEYTGEWVMGEIKGQGLARFTDGSVYEGAFEKGKPHGFGKITYADGGTYEGDWVEGEATGSGVAVYANGVKYEGGFLSAKHHGQGRLESPTGYIYEGGWVNGVKEGRGTITYPEGASYEGEMARDMRHGQGVLTTDEGMILDCNWVDNQCNGQGTITQPNGDVFEGDLVGGKRQGKGKVTYANGDVYEGNFDDDKRDGQGTFTGADGYLYVGEWTDGRIEGQGQVTYPDGSVYVGAFLDDLSHGTGKITYPNGTTYEGEWKYGVIDGTGVARYAGGLTYEGEFKNAQNHGKGKMTYADGFVYDGDWVDGQRQGKGKGTYADGTVYEGDYVAGKRDGIGTITMASGFTYTGEWKAGEIQGRGKATYPNGDSYEGMFVAGKSQGHGTITYADGKVVSGEWVDGALVSEDAAPEDPATPDAPATPTSD, encoded by the coding sequence ATGATCGGGGCCATCCCCCTGACGATCCCCACAGCGACGCTGGCCCAGGACGCCGGACAGGTGGAAACCCGCCAGTTCGAAGAAGGCGGGATTTACGAAGGCACGTTCAAGGACGGATTGCAGGACGGCGTCGGCACCTACAGCCTGCCCAACGGCTATGAATACACCGGCGAATGGGTGATGGGCGAGATCAAGGGCCAAGGCCTTGCTCGGTTCACCGACGGCTCGGTCTATGAGGGCGCCTTTGAGAAGGGCAAACCGCATGGTTTTGGCAAGATCACCTATGCCGATGGCGGCACTTACGAGGGCGATTGGGTCGAGGGTGAGGCCACCGGATCGGGCGTCGCGGTCTATGCCAATGGCGTGAAATACGAAGGCGGCTTCCTCAGCGCCAAGCACCACGGACAGGGTCGGCTGGAAAGCCCCACCGGCTATATCTACGAGGGCGGCTGGGTCAACGGCGTCAAAGAGGGGCGCGGCACGATCACCTATCCCGAAGGCGCCAGCTACGAGGGCGAAATGGCCCGCGACATGCGTCACGGCCAAGGCGTTCTGACCACCGACGAGGGCATGATTCTCGACTGCAACTGGGTGGACAACCAGTGCAACGGCCAGGGCACGATCACGCAGCCCAACGGCGATGTCTTCGAGGGCGATCTGGTCGGCGGCAAGCGTCAGGGCAAGGGCAAGGTGACCTACGCCAATGGCGATGTCTACGAAGGCAATTTCGACGACGACAAACGCGATGGCCAAGGCACGTTTACTGGCGCAGACGGCTATCTCTATGTCGGCGAATGGACCGACGGGCGGATCGAAGGCCAGGGTCAGGTGACCTACCCGGACGGCTCGGTGTACGTGGGCGCATTCCTCGACGACCTGTCGCATGGCACAGGCAAGATCACCTATCCGAACGGCACGACCTATGAGGGCGAATGGAAATACGGCGTGATCGACGGCACGGGCGTGGCGCGTTACGCGGGCGGGCTGACCTATGAGGGCGAGTTCAAGAACGCGCAGAACCACGGCAAGGGCAAAATGACCTATGCCGATGGGTTCGTCTACGATGGCGACTGGGTCGACGGGCAACGTCAGGGCAAGGGCAAGGGCACCTATGCCGACGGCACGGTCTATGAGGGCGATTACGTGGCGGGCAAACGCGACGGCATCGGCACCATCACGATGGCCTCCGGCTTTACCTACACCGGCGAATGGAAAGCCGGCGAAATCCAGGGACGAGGCAAAGCGACCTACCCCAATGGCGACAGCTACGAGGGCATGTTCGTCGCGGGCAAATCCCAGGGTCACGGCACGATCACCTATGCGGACGGCAAAGTGGTGTCTGGCGAATGGGTTGACGGCGCCTTGGTGTCCGAGGATGCCGCCCCCGAGGACCCTGCGACACCGGACGCACCGGCCACACCGACCTCAGACTAA
- a CDS encoding NAD+ synthase → MTETFRLTLAQLNPTVGAIDANADKVRAAYAEAKAAGADMIVFPELFLIGYQPQDLVMKPALVNTAMAKAEELAALTVDGPAIGVGAPYFYGDALYNGYWILAEGRVKQVLRKHHLPNYKVFDEVRLFASGPIEGPYAIGPLRIGSPICEDAWYEDVAEAQVESGAEILIVPNGSPYYRNKFNTRLTHMVSRVIENDVPLVYLNMVGGQDDQVFDGGSFVLNRHGKPAHILPAFAEELRHVDFVKEDGKWVASEGEVTHQPNEWEQDYHAMVLSLRDYLGKTGFKKVVLGLSGGIDSAIVATIATDALGAENVHCVMLPSEYTSQGSLDDAKDIANRLGCRYDFVPITQGRDAITDTLAPIFGDLPFDTTEENIQSRLRGLLLMALSNKFGSMLLTTGNKSEMAVGYCTIYGDMNGGYNPIKDLYKMRVFEQCRWRNANHRDWMKGPEGEVIPVTIIDKPPSAELRPDQRDDDSLPPYEVLDAILEGLVDREESVADLVEAGFDRATVKRVEHLLYISEYKRFQSAPGTRLTPRAFWLDRRYPIASRWRDPS, encoded by the coding sequence ATGACCGAGACCTTCCGCCTTACCCTTGCTCAGCTCAACCCGACCGTGGGCGCGATTGATGCCAATGCCGACAAGGTGCGTGCCGCCTACGCCGAGGCCAAGGCGGCAGGCGCGGACATGATCGTCTTTCCGGAGCTGTTCCTGATCGGCTATCAGCCGCAAGATCTGGTGATGAAGCCCGCTTTGGTGAACACGGCCATGGCCAAGGCCGAGGAACTCGCGGCTCTGACTGTCGATGGCCCCGCCATCGGGGTCGGCGCGCCGTATTTCTATGGTGATGCGCTTTACAACGGCTATTGGATTTTGGCCGAGGGTCGCGTCAAACAGGTGCTGCGCAAACATCACCTGCCGAATTACAAGGTGTTCGATGAGGTGCGCCTCTTTGCTTCGGGTCCCATCGAAGGCCCCTATGCCATCGGCCCGCTGCGCATCGGCTCGCCGATCTGCGAGGATGCCTGGTACGAGGACGTCGCCGAGGCGCAGGTTGAAAGCGGGGCGGAAATTCTAATCGTGCCCAACGGCTCGCCTTATTATCGCAACAAATTTAACACGCGGCTCACCCATATGGTGTCGCGTGTGATCGAAAATGACGTGCCGCTGGTGTATCTCAACATGGTCGGCGGTCAGGACGATCAGGTCTTTGACGGCGGCTCTTTCGTGCTCAATCGTCACGGCAAACCGGCGCATATCCTTCCGGCTTTTGCCGAAGAGCTGCGCCATGTCGATTTCGTCAAAGAGGACGGCAAATGGGTCGCTTCCGAGGGCGAAGTGACCCATCAGCCCAATGAGTGGGAACAGGATTACCACGCCATGGTGCTCAGCCTGCGTGATTACCTTGGCAAGACCGGGTTCAAAAAGGTCGTTCTGGGTCTGTCGGGCGGCATCGACTCGGCGATTGTCGCCACGATTGCCACCGACGCGCTGGGCGCCGAGAACGTGCACTGCGTGATGCTGCCGTCGGAATACACCTCGCAAGGCTCGCTCGACGACGCCAAGGACATCGCCAATCGTCTCGGTTGCCGCTACGACTTCGTGCCGATCACGCAAGGCCGCGATGCGATCACCGACACGCTGGCGCCGATCTTTGGCGACCTGCCGTTCGATACGACCGAGGAAAACATCCAGTCGCGTCTTCGGGGGCTTTTGCTCATGGCGCTGTCGAACAAATTCGGCTCGATGCTTTTGACCACCGGCAATAAATCCGAAATGGCCGTCGGCTATTGTACGATCTATGGCGATATGAACGGCGGCTATAATCCGATCAAGGACCTCTATAAAATGCGCGTCTTCGAGCAATGCCGCTGGCGCAACGCCAATCATCGCGATTGGATGAAAGGCCCGGAGGGCGAGGTCATCCCGGTCACGATCATCGACAAACCGCCCTCGGCCGAGCTGCGCCCGGATCAGCGTGATGACGACAGCCTGCCGCCCTATGAGGTGCTGGACGCGATCCTCGAAGGTCTCGTGGACCGTGAAGAAAGCGTGGCCGATCTGGTCGAGGCCGGGTTTGATCGGGCGACCGTCAAACGCGTTGAGCATCTCCTGTACATTTCCGAGTACAAACGCTTTCAATCCGCGCCGGGCACCCGTCTGACGCCGCGCGCCTTTTGGTTGGATCGTCGGTATCCGATCGCAAGCCGCTGGCGCGACCCGAGTTGA
- a CDS encoding 2-isopropylmalate synthase — translation MTETSKQDRVLIFDTTLRDGEQSPGATMSHNEKLEIAAMLDEMGVDIIEAGFPIASEGDFEAVSDIAKNSKNSVICGLARASLRDIDRCMEAVRHAARPRIHTFIGTSPLHRDITALSMDEMADKIHETVTHARNLTDNVQWSPMDAIRTEHDYLCRVVEIAIKAGATTINIPDTVGYTTPRESADIIRMLLERVPGADEIVFATHCHNDLGMATANSLAAVEAGARQIECTINGLGERAGNTALEEVVMALKVRNDVMPFATGIDTTKIMNISRRVSQVSGFSVQPNKAIVGKNAFAHESGIHQDGMLKNKETFEIMRPQDVGLSGTSLPLGKHSGRAALRAKLEELGYALGDNQLKDLFVSFKELADRKKEVLDDDIVALMQATGADSQNEVIKIKHLRVICGSEAPQTADIILEINGAESHCTVEGDGPVDATFKAIKTLYPTQARLQLYQVQAVTEGTDAQATVMVRMEEGGLISTGQSSHTDTVFASAKAYINALNRLIVRREKSAPNADVREIKYTDAS, via the coding sequence ATGACCGAGACATCCAAACAGGACCGCGTCCTGATTTTCGACACGACCCTGCGGGACGGCGAACAATCCCCCGGCGCGACCATGAGCCACAACGAAAAGCTCGAGATCGCCGCCATGCTCGACGAGATGGGCGTGGACATCATCGAGGCGGGGTTCCCGATTGCCTCAGAGGGCGATTTCGAAGCGGTCAGCGACATCGCTAAGAATTCCAAGAACTCCGTGATTTGCGGTCTGGCGCGTGCCAGCCTGCGCGACATCGACCGCTGCATGGAAGCGGTGCGTCACGCCGCGCGTCCCCGGATTCACACCTTTATCGGCACCTCGCCCCTGCACCGCGACATCACGGCGCTCTCAATGGATGAGATGGCCGACAAGATCCACGAGACCGTGACCCACGCCCGCAACCTGACGGACAATGTGCAATGGTCGCCGATGGATGCGATCCGCACCGAACATGATTATCTGTGCCGCGTTGTCGAGATTGCGATCAAGGCGGGCGCCACGACGATCAACATTCCCGACACCGTGGGCTACACCACGCCGCGCGAAAGTGCCGACATCATCCGCATGCTGCTGGAACGTGTGCCGGGCGCCGATGAGATTGTCTTTGCCACGCACTGTCACAACGATCTGGGCATGGCGACGGCCAACTCTCTGGCCGCTGTCGAAGCCGGCGCACGTCAGATCGAATGCACGATCAACGGCTTGGGCGAACGCGCGGGCAACACCGCGCTCGAAGAGGTCGTCATGGCACTCAAGGTGCGCAACGATGTCATGCCGTTTGCGACCGGGATCGACACGACGAAGATCATGAACATCTCCCGCCGCGTGTCGCAAGTCTCTGGCTTTTCGGTCCAGCCGAACAAGGCCATCGTCGGCAAGAACGCCTTTGCGCATGAGAGCGGCATCCATCAGGACGGCATGCTGAAGAACAAGGAAACCTTCGAGATCATGCGCCCGCAGGACGTGGGTCTGTCGGGCACCTCCCTGCCCCTGGGCAAACACTCTGGCCGGGCCGCTCTGCGCGCCAAGCTCGAAGAGCTGGGGTATGCCTTGGGCGACAACCAGCTCAAAGACCTCTTCGTCAGCTTCAAAGAGCTCGCGGATCGCAAGAAAGAGGTGCTGGACGACGACATCGTCGCGCTGATGCAGGCCACCGGTGCCGACAGCCAGAACGAGGTCATCAAGATCAAGCATCTGCGCGTGATCTGTGGCTCCGAGGCGCCGCAAACCGCCGACATCATCCTCGAAATCAATGGCGCGGAAAGCCATTGCACGGTCGAGGGCGACGGTCCGGTGGACGCGACCTTCAAGGCGATCAAGACGCTCTACCCGACGCAAGCGCGTTTGCAACTCTATCAGGTGCAGGCCGTGACCGAAGGCACCGACGCGCAGGCGACCGTCATGGTGCGGATGGAAGAGGGCGGGTTGATCTCCACCGGGCAAAGTTCGCATACGGACACTGTCTTCGCCTCCGCGAAGGCCTATATCAACGCGCTGAACCGCCTCATCGTGCGGCGTGAAAAATCCGCGCCCAACGCCGATGTGCGCGAGATCAAATACACGGACGCCAGCTAA
- a CDS encoding rod shape-determining protein MreD: MVDPRTVRTWTFRGVFLLITALATFFYLLPLQVGSGRWPGPDLILAFAFAWVLRRPDYVPVFLVATVMLLADFIFLRPPGLWAALTIMGLEFLRSREPTSRDLPFAIEWAMVAGVMLAMAVAYRVSLAIFMVDQTSLGLAILGQISTILSYPIVIAISHYGLGIAKITPSEADEMRYVR; encoded by the coding sequence ATGGTTGATCCCCGCACAGTACGCACCTGGACTTTCCGCGGCGTCTTTCTTTTGATCACCGCCTTGGCGACGTTTTTCTACCTTTTACCATTGCAAGTCGGCTCAGGCCGCTGGCCGGGCCCTGATCTGATCCTCGCCTTTGCTTTTGCCTGGGTCCTCAGACGCCCCGATTACGTGCCGGTGTTTCTCGTGGCCACCGTGATGCTTTTGGCCGATTTCATCTTCCTGCGCCCGCCGGGGCTATGGGCCGCGCTCACCATCATGGGGCTCGAATTCCTACGCAGCCGCGAACCCACCTCGCGCGATCTGCCCTTTGCCATCGAATGGGCGATGGTGGCCGGGGTCATGCTGGCGATGGCGGTGGCCTATCGGGTGAGCCTCGCGATTTTCATGGTGGACCAAACCTCTCTGGGGCTGGCCATTTTGGGGCAAATTTCGACCATCTTGAGTTACCCCATCGTGATCGCCATCTCCCATTACGGGCTTGGCATCGCCAAGATCACCCCCTCCGAGGCCGATGAGATGAGGTATGTGCGATGA
- a CDS encoding hexose kinase, translating into MAHILTITLNPTVDLSTTTASVEAGPKLRCVTPEADPGGGGINVSRAIKFLGGESTAFTAVGGETGAQLLRLLAEEHVKFTAFSVTGGATRQSIAVTEQETGKQYRFVMPGPYWNHEMVNESLNAIAQAAPSSGVVVLSGSQPPGVPMDYPARLARHLAAKGVQLFVDTSGQPLHELVKHTANPYVLRMDDVEAEDLAARPLPTREDTADFASELVAKGVAENVIVARGADGSTLANATGRWHASRAINPEEVVSAVGAGDSFVGAFSLVLTRGDAMQQALCFGTSAASAAVLSAGTQLCSSEDVARLLPGCELIAL; encoded by the coding sequence ATGGCCCATATCCTGACCATCACATTGAACCCGACCGTGGACCTGTCCACCACGACCGCAAGCGTCGAAGCGGGGCCGAAACTGCGCTGTGTCACACCGGAAGCCGATCCCGGCGGCGGCGGCATTAACGTCTCGCGGGCGATTAAATTCCTTGGCGGCGAGAGCACGGCCTTTACCGCCGTGGGTGGCGAGACCGGTGCACAGTTGTTGCGGCTTTTGGCTGAGGAGCATGTCAAATTCACCGCCTTTTCCGTCACCGGCGGCGCCACGCGGCAATCCATCGCCGTCACGGAACAGGAAACCGGAAAGCAATATCGCTTTGTCATGCCCGGCCCATACTGGAACCACGAGATGGTCAACGAGTCGCTGAACGCCATCGCACAAGCCGCGCCCTCGAGCGGGGTCGTCGTGCTCTCCGGCTCACAGCCGCCGGGCGTGCCGATGGATTACCCAGCCCGTCTCGCGCGTCATCTGGCCGCGAAAGGCGTGCAGCTTTTTGTCGACACTTCCGGTCAGCCGCTACACGAATTGGTTAAACATACGGCCAATCCCTATGTGCTTCGGATGGATGATGTTGAGGCGGAGGATCTGGCGGCGCGTCCCTTGCCGACGCGCGAGGATACGGCGGATTTCGCCTCGGAACTGGTGGCCAAAGGCGTCGCCGAAAACGTCATTGTCGCGCGGGGCGCGGATGGATCGACGCTTGCCAATGCGACCGGGCGCTGGCACGCCTCCCGCGCGATCAATCCCGAAGAGGTGGTCTCCGCCGTGGGCGCGGGCGACAGTTTCGTGGGCGCGTTTTCCTTGGTGCTCACCCGTGGCGATGCGATGCAACAGGCGCTGTGTTTCGGCACATCTGCGGCCTCCGCCGCCGTGTTGAGCGCGGGCACGCAGCTTTGTTCCTCCGAGGACGTGGCGCGGCTTTTGCCCGGCTGCGAATTGATTGCACTCTGA
- the mreC gene encoding rod shape-determining protein MreC: MANNRGNAETYVRPIRRLLIGIMLLCFLGLFILWRIDSPRVERLRAGLVDKVVPSFEWALVPVTKTIGMIENFQSYQRLYDQNQELRNELRQMQAWKEAALQLEQKNAKLLDLNKVRIDPRYTYVTGVVMADSGSPFRQSVLLNVGARDGIMDGWATMDGIGLVGRISGVGQNTARVILLTDSNSRLPVTIQPSGQRAILSGDNSIRPSLDFIETPELVRPGDRVISSGDGGVFPPGILIGQVAKGPDRRLRVILAADYERMDYLRVLRTHESERITDPGALIIPEREDLQPEIDEIEETGQSAEAENG, from the coding sequence TTGGCCAACAACAGGGGCAATGCGGAAACCTATGTCCGCCCGATCCGGCGTTTGCTGATCGGGATCATGTTGTTGTGCTTTCTCGGCCTGTTCATCCTCTGGCGCATCGACAGCCCGCGGGTTGAACGGCTCCGTGCGGGATTGGTCGACAAGGTGGTGCCGTCGTTCGAATGGGCCTTGGTGCCGGTCACCAAGACCATCGGCATGATCGAGAATTTCCAGAGTTATCAACGGCTTTACGACCAGAACCAGGAGCTGCGCAACGAGCTGCGCCAGATGCAGGCCTGGAAAGAGGCCGCGCTTCAACTCGAACAGAAGAACGCCAAGCTTCTCGACCTGAACAAGGTGCGGATCGACCCGCGGTACACCTATGTGACCGGCGTCGTGATGGCCGACAGCGGCTCGCCGTTTCGGCAATCCGTGCTGTTGAACGTCGGCGCGCGCGACGGGATCATGGACGGCTGGGCGACGATGGACGGCATCGGTCTTGTCGGGCGCATTTCGGGCGTTGGGCAGAACACCGCGCGGGTGATTCTCTTGACCGACAGCAACTCGCGCCTGCCGGTGACGATCCAGCCGTCGGGGCAACGCGCCATTCTGTCGGGGGATAATTCGATCCGCCCCTCGCTCGATTTCATCGAGACGCCCGAGCTTGTCCGCCCCGGCGACCGGGTGATTTCCTCGGGCGATGGCGGGGTGTTTCCGCCGGGCATTCTGATCGGTCAGGTCGCCAAAGGCCCAGATCGTCGCCTGCGTGTCATTCTGGCTGCCGATTACGAACGTATGGATTACCTGCGCGTCTTGCGCACCCATGAAAGCGAACGCATTACGGACCCCGGTGCCTTGATCATCCCGGAGCGCGAGGACCTGCAGCCGGAAATCGACGAGATCGAAGAGACTGGGCAAAGCGCGGAGGCCGAGAATGGTTGA
- a CDS encoding Hsp70 family protein, translating to MELTVGIDFGTSNSALGLAVNGTPWLVELEPGEKTLPTAVFFDPRGNMRLGSAANKALIDGDEGRYMRALKSVLGTPLLRETRPIGGKRQSLLDVIAQFLTVLKTRTEEQLRQSVTGVVSGRPVHFHSKDAERDAQAERDLREAYEMAGFSRIRFLAEPEAAALASKDLRSGEIGLVVDIGGGTSDFTLFRKENGKVEVLASHGIRLGGTHFDRALSLAHAMPLLGAGTELKRTFGKGLLPMPTQIFNDLATWQNIPFLYTRDTLTKVRDLEAHAVEPEKLERLVEVIEAELGHDVAFAVEAAKIGANGGAASQIDLALVEKGLSAPLTPAALAEDLAGYQAELSEAITATLSLAELKADAVGAVVYVGGSSLMHVVEAACHSVLPEARALRGEAFTAVVDGLALASAEGA from the coding sequence ATGGAACTCACGGTTGGCATCGACTTCGGCACATCGAATTCCGCGCTGGGCCTCGCGGTCAACGGCACGCCCTGGCTCGTCGAACTGGAGCCCGGGGAAAAGACCCTGCCGACGGCGGTGTTCTTCGATCCGCGCGGCAATATGCGGCTTGGATCGGCGGCCAATAAGGCGCTGATCGACGGCGACGAAGGCCGCTACATGCGGGCGCTCAAATCTGTCTTGGGCACGCCTCTTTTGCGCGAAACCCGCCCCATCGGCGGCAAGCGTCAGAGCCTTTTGGACGTCATCGCGCAATTCCTAACCGTGCTGAAAACCCGCACCGAAGAGCAGCTGCGCCAGTCTGTCACTGGTGTCGTGTCCGGTCGTCCGGTGCATTTCCATTCGAAAGATGCCGAGCGCGACGCGCAGGCGGAACGCGATCTGCGCGAGGCCTATGAAATGGCCGGGTTTTCCCGCATCCGCTTTCTGGCCGAACCCGAAGCGGCGGCGCTGGCCTCAAAGGATTTGCGCTCGGGCGAGATCGGCTTGGTCGTCGACATCGGTGGCGGTACTTCGGATTTTACCCTGTTTCGCAAGGAAAACGGCAAGGTCGAGGTGTTGGCCTCCCACGGTATCCGCCTTGGTGGCACGCATTTCGACCGGGCGCTGAGCCTTGCCCATGCCATGCCTTTGCTGGGGGCGGGAACCGAGCTGAAGCGCACGTTTGGCAAGGGGCTTTTGCCCATGCCGACGCAGATTTTCAATGATCTCGCGACCTGGCAAAACATCCCCTTTCTCTACACCCGCGACACGCTGACGAAGGTGCGCGACCTCGAAGCCCACGCGGTCGAACCGGAAAAACTCGAACGCCTTGTCGAGGTGATCGAAGCGGAGCTGGGCCATGATGTCGCTTTCGCCGTCGAGGCGGCGAAGATCGGCGCCAATGGCGGGGCTGCGTCTCAAATTGATCTGGCGCTTGTTGAAAAGGGCCTGTCTGCGCCTTTGACCCCCGCTGCGCTGGCCGAGGATTTGGCAGGCTATCAGGCCGAATTGTCAGAAGCGATCACGGCCACCCTGTCGCTTGCTGAGCTCAAGGCAGACGCCGTCGGCGCGGTCGTCTATGTCGGCGGTTCGAGCCTCATGCATGTGGTCGAAGCGGCCTGTCACTCCGTGTTGCCCGAGGCCCGCGCGCTGCGTGGCGAGGCCTTTACGGCGGTCGTCGATGGTCTCGCCTTGGCCTCTGCCGAAGGGGCGTAG
- a CDS encoding rod shape-determining protein, whose translation MAGFAGLFSSDMAIDLGTANTLVYVKGKGIILNEPSVVAYHVKDGRKQVLAVGEDAKHMLGKTPGSIEAIRPMREGVIADFDTAEEMIKHFIRKVHKRTTFSKPKIIVCVPHGATPVEKRAIRQSVLSAGARKAGLIAEPIAAAIGAGMPITDPTGNMVVDIGGGTTEVAVLSLGDIVYARSVRVGGDRMDDAIIAYLRRQQNLLIGEGTAERIKTTIGTARMPDDGRGAVLTIRGRDLLNGVPKEIEINQAQVAEALAEPVIQICEAVMTALETTPPDLAADIVDRGVMLTGGGALLGELDLALREQTGLAISVADESLNCVALGTGKALEYEKQLRHVIDYDS comes from the coding sequence ATGGCGGGATTTGCGGGACTTTTCTCTTCGGACATGGCAATCGACCTGGGCACGGCGAACACGCTGGTCTATGTCAAAGGCAAGGGCATCATCCTCAATGAGCCTTCCGTTGTGGCCTATCACGTCAAAGACGGGCGCAAACAGGTGCTGGCCGTCGGCGAAGACGCCAAACACATGCTCGGCAAAACCCCCGGCTCCATCGAGGCCATTCGCCCGATGCGCGAAGGTGTGATCGCCGATTTCGACACCGCCGAAGAAATGATCAAACATTTCATTCGCAAGGTTCACAAACGCACCACCTTCTCCAAGCCGAAGATCATCGTCTGCGTGCCGCATGGCGCCACCCCGGTTGAAAAACGTGCGATCCGTCAATCTGTGCTCTCCGCCGGTGCGCGCAAGGCCGGGCTTATTGCCGAACCCATCGCGGCGGCCATCGGCGCGGGCATGCCGATCACCGATCCGACCGGCAACATGGTCGTGGACATCGGCGGCGGCACCACCGAGGTGGCGGTTCTGTCCTTGGGCGACATCGTTTACGCGCGCTCCGTGCGTGTCGGTGGCGACCGGATGGATGACGCCATCATCGCCTACCTGCGCCGCCAACAGAACCTTTTGATCGGTGAAGGCACCGCCGAGCGCATCAAGACCACCATCGGCACCGCCCGGATGCCCGATGACGGGCGCGGCGCCGTGCTGACCATTCGCGGGCGCGACCTGTTGAACGGTGTGCCGAAAGAAATCGAGATCAACCAGGCACAGGTCGCCGAGGCCCTGGCCGAGCCGGTCATCCAGATCTGCGAAGCAGTGATGACCGCTTTGGAAACCACGCCCCCGGATCTCGCCGCCGACATCGTCGACCGTGGCGTGATGCTGACGGGCGGGGGTGCGCTTTTGGGCGAGCTGGATCTGGCGCTGCGCGAACAGACCGGCCTTGCCATTTCGGTGGCCGATGAGTCACTGAATTGTGTGGCCCTGGGTACTGGCAAAGCGCTGGAATATGAGAAACAACTCCGGCACGTTATTGATTACGACAGCTGA